DNA sequence from the Tissierella sp. MB52-C2 genome:
CAAAGTATGAAACTGTAACTCCACCAGCATTTGTTAATATGTCTGGAGTAACTGTAATTCCTCTTTCTTTTAGGATAACGTCTGCACCTGGAGTAATAGGTCCATTAGCAGCTTCACAGATTAACTTAGTTTTTACTACTTTTGCTACGTCTTCTGTAATAGCATTTTCTAAAGCAGCTGGAATCAACATATCTACTTCTAGACTCCAGAATTCATCTAAGGAAATCATTTTTGCCTTTGGATAATCTACTAAATTTCTATGCTCATTGAAGTAAGCTTCCATTTCATAGAAATCTAATCCATCTTCATTATATAATGCATAAGTTCCAACAGATGGTGCCCACTCAGCTATTGCAACAATTTTAGCACCTTGTCTTTGAACATTTTTAACTGTATATCTACCAACGTTTCCGAATCCTTGGATAGCAACTGTTGATTTAGCCATATCTATACCTAACTCTCTAGCTGCTTCTCTAGCTATAACTGCAACTCCAAATCCTGTTGCTTCGTTTCTTCCTTCTGATCCACCCCATGCAACTGGTTTTCCAGTAAGTACTCCTATATTCATATTATCGTTGTTTAATTTAATGTACTCATCTACCATCCAAGCCATTACTTGTCCGTTAGATCCTACGTCTGGAGCTGGTACGTCTATTTTTTCTCCTAAGTATTTATGAAGACCTTGCACATATCCTCTAGATAATCTTTCTAGTTCTCCTTGTGATAATGTAAGAGGGTCAACAGTAATTCCACCTTTTCCTCCACCATAAGGAACTCCCATAACTCCACATTTAAAAGTCATCCAGATTGATAATGCCTTAACTTCATCTGCGTTAACTCCCGGATGGAATCTAATTCCACCTTTAGCAGGCCCTATAGCTGTATTATGTGATGATCTATATCCTTTAAATACCTTTACTGAGCCATCATCCATTTTAACTGGGATTGAAACCTCAATAATTCTTTGTGGTTCTTTAAGTAATTCATAAACTGCTGGTTCTAGACCTAATGCATCGCAAGCATGTTTAACTTGTAACTGAGCACTTTCTAATGGGTTTAGATTTTCTTTTGACATTATACAAAACCTCCCTTTATTTTAATTGGTGAATTCTATCACCAATAGATTATCTTTCCAATGAAATTATAACATATTGATTAGACAAGTTCAATCAGTCTAATTATTAATTGTTAATTTTAAATTATAAATTGAATGATTAAATTCTCTATTGTATTCCATTGAAGGAAATACTGTCAAATTACTTTAATCTTTTAAGATTATTTTAATGCGAAAGCTTCTATTATATCGTCTACATTATCCAAAGACTCTATAAGAAGTGGTAATATTTCATAAACATCTCCAATAATACCATAGTCAGCAACTTTAAATATAGGTGCATCTTTATCCTTATTTATGGCAACAATAACTTTAGATTCTTGCATACCTGCCAAGTGCTGAATAGCTCCTGAAATACCACAAGCAATATAAAGGGAAGGTCTAACAGTTTTACCTGTTTGTCCTACTTGGTGTCCCTGGTCTATCCAACCAGCATCAACTGTAGCACGAGAAGCTCCTACTACTCCACCAAACTTCTTTGCTAAATCTTGAATTAACTTAAATCCTTCTGGATTTCCAAGACCTCTACCACCTGATACTATTATTTTTGAATCTTCAAGTTGTACTTCTGCCTTTCCACCTTTGACTACTTCCATAACTTTAGCCCTTATATCTTCATCTTTTAATTCTGGAATAAATTTAACTATATTACCTTTTCTACTTTCATTATACTTTGCCTTTTCCATAACCCCTGGTCTAACTGTAGACATTTGTGGTCTATGATCTGGACAAATAATAGTTGCCATTAGGTTTCCACCAAAGGCTGGACGAGTCTGTAAAAGTCTTCTATTTTCTATATCAATATCCAGCTTTGTACAATCTGCAGTAAGTCCTGTATGAACTCTTGCAGATATTCTAGGTCCTAAATCTCTACCTATATTTGTAGCACCTATCAACATAATTTCAGGCTTTCTTTCCTTAATTAAATCATAAATTACTTTAGTATATCCATCAGTTGTATATACACTTAGTAGCTGATGGTCTGCATATAGAACTTCATCTGCTCCATATTTAACTAATTTTTCCGCTAAATTATCTATATCCTTACCCAATAGCACAGCAGTCAAAGGAACTTTTAGTTCATCAGCTATTTTTCTTCCTTCTCCTACTAACTCTATGGCTACATTAAGCAGCTCCTTATCTCTTTGCTCTGCAAATACCCAAACTCCCCTATATTCATCTACATTTACTCCGCCAGCTCTATATTTTTTTTCTTCTTTCTCTATTGCATCTACTGGACAGGCCTCTACACATTGTCCGCAAGCCGTACACTTTTCATTGATTTT
Encoded proteins:
- a CDS encoding Glu/Leu/Phe/Val dehydrogenase — protein: MSKENLNPLESAQLQVKHACDALGLEPAVYELLKEPQRIIEVSIPVKMDDGSVKVFKGYRSSHNTAIGPAKGGIRFHPGVNADEVKALSIWMTFKCGVMGVPYGGGKGGITVDPLTLSQGELERLSRGYVQGLHKYLGEKIDVPAPDVGSNGQVMAWMVDEYIKLNNDNMNIGVLTGKPVAWGGSEGRNEATGFGVAVIAREAARELGIDMAKSTVAIQGFGNVGRYTVKNVQRQGAKIVAIAEWAPSVGTYALYNEDGLDFYEMEAYFNEHRNLVDYPKAKMISLDEFWSLEVDMLIPAALENAITEDVAKVVKTKLICEAANGPITPGADVILKERGITVTPDILTNAGGVTVSYFEWAQNLQGYYWSEKEVEEKQEVEMVKAFNEIWKLKNEYNVTVREAAYMISVKKVAEVMKLRGWY
- a CDS encoding electron transfer flavoprotein subunit alpha, with amino-acid sequence MAVKVIELKCIGCGKCVRVCPFDAIDMIDKKAKINEKCTACGQCVEACPVDAIEKEEKKYRAGGVNVDEYRGVWVFAEQRDKELLNVAIELVGEGRKIADELKVPLTAVLLGKDIDNLAEKLVKYGADEVLYADHQLLSVYTTDGYTKVIYDLIKERKPEIMLIGATNIGRDLGPRISARVHTGLTADCTKLDIDIENRRLLQTRPAFGGNLMATIICPDHRPQMSTVRPGVMEKAKYNESRKGNIVKFIPELKDEDIRAKVMEVVKGGKAEVQLEDSKIIVSGGRGLGNPEGFKLIQDLAKKFGGVVGASRATVDAGWIDQGHQVGQTGKTVRPSLYIACGISGAIQHLAGMQESKVIVAINKDKDAPIFKVADYGIIGDVYEILPLLIESLDNVDDIIEAFALK